The Proteus sp. ZN5 genome includes the window GCGAAATTTTTGGTTTCTTAGGATCGAATGGTTGTGGTAAATCAACCACGATGAAAATGCTAACTGGTTTACTGGAAGCAAGTGAAGGGCGAGCATGGTTATTTGGCCAAGAAGTTGATCCCAAAGATATCGAAACTCGCCGTCGTGTTGGTTATATGTCACAAGCATTTTCACTTTATAGTGAATTGACTGTACGACAAAACCTTGAACTACACGCCAAGCTTTTTCATATTCCAGAAGAAGAAATTCCTCTACAAGTTAAGGCGATGAGTGAGCGTTTTAATTTAACCGATGTTGAAGATGTCCTTCCTGATGGTTTGCCATTAGGTATTCGCCAACGTTTGTCGCTTGCTGTTGCTGTTATCCATAAACCTGAAATGTTGATCCTTGATGAACCCACTTCAGGGGTTGACCCCATTGCGCGAGATATGTTCTGGAATTTGATGGTTGACCTATCTAGACGTGACGGTGTCACTATTTTTATCTCAACTCACTTTATGAATGAAGCGGCACGTTGTGACCGTATGTCATTGATGCATGCTGGTAAAGTGTTAGTGACAGATACACCTGCAAACTTAGTTAAAAATAGCCAATTTGATACGCTTGAAGAAGTCTTTATTGATTACCTTAAAAAGGCATCAGGTGAACAAGATACACCTGAAATTGATGAAGAAAGCTTGCAACTTCCAGCATCTAGTCATGAAAGTGCAGAAAAAGCATTAAAGCAGCGATTTAGTTTAAGACGCTTATTTAGCTACAGTATTCGTGAAGGTATGGAATTACGCCGAGATCCTGTGCGTCTTACTTTAGCGTTATTAGGTACGGTGATCTTAATGTTTATTATGGGTTACGGTATTAGTTTGGACGTTGAAAACTTACGCTTCGGTATTATGGATAGAGATAAGACAGGCCTAAGTCAGGCATATAGCCAAAACCTTTCAGGCTCTCGTTATTTTATTGAAAAAGCGCCAATCACAGATTATGACCAACTAGAAAAACGACTACGTAGTGGTGATATTACAGTTGCAATTGAAATACCACCCAACTTTGCACGAGATGTTGCTAAAGGTCATACGGTAAAAATAGGTGTCTGGATTGATGGTGCAATGCCTAATCGAGCTGAAACTGTTCGCGGTTATATTCAGGCAATGCATTTAACGTGGATGCTTGATATGGCTATGCGTCAACCCACTAATGTAGTTGATAAGTTGGCTCCTATTAATATAGAAACTCGCTATCGCTATAACCCTGATGTAAAAAGTTTACCCGCAATTGTACCCGCAGTTATTCCACTTTTATTAATGATGATCCCTGCAATGTTAAGTGCGTTGAGCGTTGTTCGTGAAAAAGAGCTTGGTTCTATTATTAATCTTTATGTTACTCCTATCACCAAAGTAGAGTTTTTATTAGGTAAACAATTTCCTTATATCTTATTGGGAATGTTTAACTTTTTTATGCTCTGTGCGCTTTCGGTCTTTGTATTTGGGGTGAGTTTTAAAGGGAGTATGTTAACGCTTTCTTTAGGGGCATTACTCTATATCACTATTGCCACAGGAATGGGATTACTTATTTCTTGTTTTATGAAAAGTCAAATTGCTGCCATTTTTGGTACTTCAATTATTACCTTAATTCCAGCAACACAATTTTCAGGAATGATTGATCCTGTTTCGTCACTGGAAGGTATCGGTAAATGGATAGGGCATATTTATCCTACATCTCACTTTTTAACTATCTCTAGAGGGACATTCTCTAAAGGATTAAACCTTTTTGATTTACCTTGGTCTTTTATTCCTTTGCTTATCACTATCCCAATTGTTATTGGGTTGAGTGTCTTTTTCTTGAAAAAGCAGGAGGCTTAAATGTGGCGCACAATCCAAAATGTGTTTAATTTAGGTGTAAAAGAGCTACGCAGTCTCTCTCGTGATAAAGCGATGCTGGCATTAATTGTGTTTGCTTTTACTGTATCAATTTATTCATCAGCGACTGTTACACCCGGCTCATTACATCATGCACCGATTGCTGTTGCTGATCAGGATAAATCACAGCTATCTGCACGAATTGTAAATAGTTTTTATATGCCTTATTTCTTACCTCCAGCTGATATTACTCCTGAGCAAATTGATGGTTTGTTAGACCGAGGGGCTTATACCTTTGCGCTCGATATTCCGCCTAATTTTCAGCGCGATCTTTTAGCCGGTCGTAAACCTGAAATACAAGTTAATATCGATGCAACCAGAATGAGCCAAGCTTTCTTAGGTAATAGCTATATTCAAAACATTGTAATGGGTGAAGCAAAAACCTTTTTAGCGAAAAATAGGACCAACGATCCACTACCTGTTGATTTGGAAGTTAGAATGAGTTTTAACCCAAACCTAACACAATCTTGGTTTGGCTCTGTTATGGCAATTATCAATAATATCACTATGTTATCGATAGTATTAACAGGGGCTGCATTAATAAGAGAGCGAGAGCACGGCACCATTGAACACTTATTGGTTATGCCTGTAACTCCTTTTGAAATTATGCTTTCTAAGATATGGTCAATGGGATTGGTTGTATTATTGGCATCAGCCATGTCTTTGGTATTAGTCGTGAAATCTCTACTCCATGTTCCTATTGAAGGCTCTGTTTTACTGTTTATGTGTGGTGTTGCTTTAAGCTTATTTGCGACAACCTCAATAGGTATTTTTTTAGGAACAATGGCACGATCAATGCCTCAATTTGGTTTATTGATGATTATGGTATTATTGCCATTAAATATGTTATCAGGAGGGATGACATCACGAGAAAGTATGCCTCAGTTTGTACAGGATGTAATGCAAACAATGCCAACCACACACTTCGTGAGTTTAGCGCAAGCTATTTTATATCGTGGTGCTGACTTCTCTATTGTGTGGCCACAATTCATTATCTTAATAGTTATTGGTTCGGTGTTTTTCTCATTAGCATTATTACGTTTTAGAAAAACCATTTCGGCGATGGCGTAATAAATTTAAATATTAACCGATAAATTAACCCATTTTCTTCTATTATTAAATATAGAAGAGAGTGGGTTTTTTATTATTCTAATTTTTTAATTTAGTGTTTTTACTTAATAATGAACTTTCAATAAACAACCTTCACCAAGCTAAATAATAAATTTATGATAGGATATTAAGTAAAACTCATTAATAAAGAACCTTACTCACCATTGAAATAATGAAATTAATATATTTTTATCGATTGCTTTAAAAATATTTAAAATAAGGTTGGTTTTATGAAGGTAATAAGAATATTTAAAGTTGCAATAAGAGAAAGTAAATTTAATAAAGAAGAACAAATTGGTATAGATATAATGGATATTAAACCAATTAGAGATAAATTATATTTACCTTACTCCATAAATGCTTGGTATACCACAACGCTTAATGAACCGATAACGTTTATTCAACTTCCTACTGCTATATCTGGCTCTCAGATTTTACTTCATATCACTCAAGGTTCAGGCGCAAATCAAGTCGTTTTTATTGATGAAGTATTATGGCCTTTAGGTCGTAAGCCTCTCTTATCTTGGAATAAAAATGCTATTGATATGATTCAATTTATTGCCCTTAACGGGACGTGGTTAGGGCGATTTATTGGTGGGGGTATGCATGTATCAGAATGACAATTTAATGTCTGTCTATAATTTGTTATTTGGGCACCAACGTTTTCTTGATAATAATACCGGTTTAACAATAGATAGAAGTAAACAGCACTTTGTTTTTAATCCTGATGGTGTTTTATCAAATAATAGACATACAATCGGATATACACGTTTAGAGTCACAACCTAATGGAGATGCAACAACTGAAGGTCAATCTTTACAAATATTAGGTTATCTCTATGTATATAAAGCAACAAAAGATAAGTATTGGCTAGATAAGGCAATCTGGTGTTTTGATGCCTATATTAAATATTTCTATCAAGGCCAAGAAATACCCGATCCTCCCCATGATAGATGGTTAAGTCAATGGATTATTAATGGTAAAGAGCCTACTTTATCTAATTGGCCAATTAACTTTGATGAACCCACTAATTCAGGATTTATTGATACTGAAATTATGTTTGTTGATGGAACATGTCAAATACCACACGGAGCGCCTTATTGGGGAGAATATCTTGATATCGTGACACAAGCTTATCGTGGCGTATTATCTTATCCCAATATAAATGCCCGAGTTGTTGAACTGAATAATGATGGAAGTATTAATTGGAGCCAAAAGGGTGAGTCTGTTGAATTAGCATGGTTGATTGATTTATATGGACGAAAAATTGATAACCAAGGTCATGTTTTAGAAGAAAAAGCAATTGAACCTAAAGGCTATGTAAAAATGGCATCGCCAATTAATGGATTATGGAAATTGTGTCATGCCAATATTCAACCTGTTGAACAAGGCGGCTTTCTGATAACCCGAAATATGGCATGGCATAATCGGCCACTCAATATTCCTATTATCGATAAGCAAAATTATGGTAATGCTGCTGATGCTGAAGAATGGTTTTTAGAGGCAAGTTATACATTATGGAAAATAACGAATGAACGCCGTTATTGGTTAGCTTGGCGGAACAGTGCATTAATGTGTATGCGATATGCGAATATTGATTCTAACGATAAGTTTTTCAGACAATCGACCACTGAATTAAGCCCATTCACTGATGGGATCTCCTACGAATACCATTATCCCAAGAGCCGCCATGTCTCTCTTGATAGAAATAAACAAGGTTTTATTCGAATAGAGACCGATGGAGATGCTGCGGTGACTTTAGAGCAACAAAGTATTTCAAAGAAAATTGATAAGAACTCTAAAATAACCATTAATGTAGGGGGAGTAGATAAAAATAAATTGCCATTAAACGTCAGAATTAATATGGATACTATTTCACAAAGAAATAGTGATGTTGTGAAAAATTGGTTTTTATACCTTCCTCATACCTCTATCAATCATGACGTTATAAAGTATGAATTCAATGTAAGTTCATTTATTCAAAAAAATGAAGATATTGAATATCTTACAGTTAGTGATGTGGGATATATTAAACTCGACGAAGATATCAAAACTTCATTTGAGTTTGAAGATAATATTATTGATGGTCGTTCAGCCGTTATACAACATGTGCGACTAAAAGAGAACAGTAAAATAATGGTGGGTTTTTGGCTAACAAATGAAGGAAAGGCGGTACCGACATCATTTACGTATAAATTGGATAGAGATAAATGGAAAATTATTATTTATGATGCTGATCTCTGGCGTTGGTATTGGATATTACCTATGACGGAAGGTCAGTGGTCTACTATTCAATTAACGCCTGAAACACTTATCTTAATGGATTATCAACCTTATTATTCAGGCAATGAAATTAAACCCACACATCCGAATTTACAAGCAGTCTCTAGTGCCACGCTTGCTATTTATGAACTTGAAAAAGACGATACTTCAGAAATTACTTGGTATTGCTTTAATGATGTGCCAACTCATTTTAAGGATCTTGATGGTTGGACACATAAGTTTTCAATCACTCTATCAGGTAATGATAGTTTTGAAGGACTGATTGGTGATTGTGACATTAGCTATAATGACCTCAATAAGCTCGCATATACACCCGGCGTTATTCCTTTCTCCAATAATTCTACAAAAGATTCATCTCAATTTGATTCATGGCGTGGATTACCTTATCCCGGTTATCAACATCCATTTATTTATATTTATGAAGAAAATGCACAGATACATTTAGAAAACATGTGTCAGTTTCTGTTTGATGCTCAGAAAGCTTATGAAGATAAATTTAAGATAAAAGGGCCAGTCGCGATGGCTTATGTGTGGAACCGATGGGATAACATTGAGTATGGTGAAGCAGATACCTTTATTTTTAATCACTGGGGCAGTGATGCTTGGGCAGGTTATCAACCTCGTGCATTCGCATCTGCTGCCAGAGCGTGGTATGAATTAGTTTTATGTCAGAAAAGCATTCCTGAAAATCTTATTCAATTTACAAATAATTGGGTTGATTATCTTATTCATTTCTTTGAAAAAGTCGGCGGGTTTCCTTGTGAATTTCCTGCTGACTCGCCACCGCCAGAAAATCGAAATTTTGTCGGTCATATGACAGGATTATGGCTATGTGGTCTTTGTTTTGCTTCTTTGTCTGGATGCAAAAATAACAAGCTAGATTGGATCATTGAAAAGTCTGTTACTGAACTTATTGAACACTATCACGTAGTGTCTCCGACAAGTCCAATGAATGGCAGTTGGTCCCCAGCAGTTAGAAAAGGAAGTGATAATGGGATGTTTTATGGTTTCTGGTCAGGTGAGATCTTACGAGGATTAGGTATGTATATATTGTATAAACAAGAAAGCTGATTAATAAATTAACCTTGCTTATTTTCCTATTACCCTCAGTTACGGCATAAATCGATAACCGATCCCCGTTTCTGTAATTAAATGCTCAGGACATGCGGGATCGGTTTCTAACTTTTGGCGTAAATGACCCATATAAATGCGCAAATAGTGGCTATGTTCAATGAAATTAGGCCCCCAAACATGTTGCATTAAATGCCGTTGAGTAAGCACTTTTCCGCTGTTATTAACCAATTCACTTAGCAAACGAAATTCAGTCGGCGTTAAATGTACAGGTTCATTTTGACGAGTAACAATACGGTTAACCCAATCAATCGTAATATCGCCAAAGGTAAATTGTGTATTTTCATTTTCTTGTTTAACAAGACGGCGTAGTGACGCTCTAACTCTAGCTAATAACTCACTAATACCAAAAGGTTTAGTTAGATAGTCATCCGCTCCTGCATCAAGCGCTTTTACTTTGTCTTGTTCCGAATCCCGAGCTGAAAGTACGATAACGGGTGTACTACTCCATTGACGAAAGTCTTGAATAAAGCAGAGACCATCTTTATCCGGTAAGCCAAGATCAAGAATAACTAAATCAGGCTTTCTTGATGCTGCTTCAATTAATCCTCGTTGGCATTCACCGGCTTCATAAACACGAAATCCTTCGTTCTCTAAAGCAAGCCGAACAAAGCGTAAGATCTCTTTTTCATCTTCAATAATTAAAATGTTATATGGAGTCACTGTTTTATTTCAATCTCATCAATATCAGGGAGTGATTTTAAAGGTAAAACAAAGTGGAAACTTGCTCCACCTTTTTTATGGTTTTCAGAAAAATTATGGTTTTCAGCCCAAATTTCACCCTCATGTAAGCGAATAATCGCGCTACATATCGCTAAACCTAAGCCAACACCAGGAATTGCGGATTCTTTTACTGCACGTGAAAATTTATTAAAAATAAGTTGTAGTTGGTCAGTCGGGATGCCATTGCCTTCATCCCACACCTCAACATGAATTTTAGAGGCTTCAATATAGGCTCTTACTCCGAGCTTTGTGTTTGGAGTCGTATATTTTACTGCATTTTCAAGTAAGTTCGTGATAACCCGTTCAATTAAATTACCATCACAATAAAGCAGTAAATCAGCTGGAATATCAATTTGTAATGGATGTTTATCAAGTAAATAAGAGAGTGACCGAATGGCGCTGCCTGTAATTTCTTGCAACGAATTCCATTGTAAATTCACTTGAATGCCACCGGATTGAATGCGTGCCATATCTAGTAAATTATTGACCAAACGTGAGGTTGTCAGGATCTGCTGTCGAATTTGATTAACTTGTTCTGTATGGGATGAACCTTCAGCACTTAAATCGAGAAGCAAAATTTCTGATTGCCCAAACAGCACAGTAAGCGGTGTTTTTAAATCATGAGAAAGTGCGGCTAGTAATGCATTTCTTAATTGCTCCCGTTCAATGTTAATTCGAGATTGTTCTGCAATTTCAGCTTGTTGTAATCGTTCGAGTGCATTAGCAATCAAACCATTAAATGTTTGCAATAGCTGTTGTTGTTCTGGAATAAGCAATTGGCGAAGATTATTAGGTTCAATAGCTAAAATAGCTAAAACTTGTTGAGATGCGGTAATCGGATGTAATTGGTAAGGCACACTTGGTAACGTATCTGTACCAGCACCTGCAATTTGGTCTTTATCACAACACCAGCGCGCAATGCCATTATCAATAGGTAAATGCCCCATACCTTCGGCATGAAAAGGCATTAATTCACCTTGTTTGTTGGGGAGCAATAAGCAAACTTTTGCATCAAACGCACTCGATAAAAAATGGTAACTGGTACGAACAACATCTTGTAATGTTACCGCGCGTCCCAGCTCTCTTGTCATTTCAAATAAGTGGCGAGTGCGTTGTTCTCTATAACGAGCAACGCGTGTTTGATAACGCATACCCGCAGTTAAATTACCGACTACCAATCCTACAATAAGCATGACTGTAAAAGTGATCAAATACTGCATATCGAGTACAGCAAGTGAAAAGTGAGGCTGTACAAAGAACAAATCAAAACTAATGACATTGATTAATGCTGCAAAAATAGAAGGGCGACGACCAAAAAAGAGAGCAATTAATACTACACCCAATAAATAGAGTGTCACTAAATTGGCTTTATCAAGCGCTAATAGAAATGTGCGAGAGAACAAGGTGATCGCTAAACATATTCCTATCGCTGTAAGATAGCCTTTTATCTCTTGTCGCCATTTTTCATTTTGCAGTGGTGCTGTTTTGGTTTTATAACGTAGCTCCTCGTCATTAAGAGCAACGCTGATAACATGAAGATCAGGTGCATAGCGTGCTAGTTTTTCTGCAAACCGCATCCGTATCCAGCGTTTTAACCATTGCCATTTTTGATAAGCACGCTGACCAATAATCACTTTCCCAAGATTATGTTCTCTGGCGTAGCGGATCACTGCTTTTTCAGCTTGGTTATCAGAAAGGATCGCAGTTCTTGCACCTAGATGTTGTGCCAGTTTTAAAGAGTGCAAAATTGCTCGGCGTTTATGCTCACCAATTTGATGAAGTTTAGGGGTTTCAACATAAATAGCATGCCATTGGCAACCAAAAGCGGCAGCATAACGAGCTGCCGTGCGAACTAATTTGTCGTTACCACCATGAGCACCGAGACACACCATTAGACTATCTGTGGTGTGCCAAACAGGTGATGCTCCTTGGCTATCTCGAAATTCTTTAACTTGTGTATCAACTCTATCTGCCATACGACGTAAAGCTAATTCTCGTAGTGCGATTAAATTACCTTTACGAAAAAAGTGTTCGATGGCTCGTTCTGCTTGTCCGCCTAGATATACCTTGCCTTCATGCAAACGTTGTTGTAAATCATCAGGCGGTAAATCCACCATAACCACTTCATCAGCACTATCAAAAATATAGTCAGGGATCGTCTCTTGAACACGAATTCCTGTAATGCTTCCCACAATATCATTAAGGCTTTCAATGTGTTGTACGTTTATTGTGGCAAGTACATCAATACCGGCATCCAATAGTTCTTCCACATCTTGCCAGCGTTTAGGATGTCGGCATTTGTGTGGATTACTAAATGCCAGTTCATCCATTAATATCACAGCAGGATGTCTGGCTAATGCGGCATCTAAATCAAAGGCTACAAGCTTTCTTCCATGATGATGAATACGCAGTGGTGGTAATAAAGGCAATCCGTGAAGTAACGCGGCCGTTTCTTGTCGTTGGTGCGTTTCAACAACACCAGCAAGCACATCAATACCTTGCTGGTGGAGGCGTTGAGCCTCTTGTAACATGGCATAAGTTTTCCCTACGCCAGCACAAGCGCCAAAAAATATTTTTAGGCGCCCACGAGTTGTTGTTCGCGTTGAAGCGAGTAAATCATCGGGTGAGGGACGTTGCCACTGCTGGTCGAGTTCCATTTTATTGAGTACTCACTTTCTGCTGTTTTTCTGCACTTAATTTATCTAGTGCCTGATTTAGCATAAACACATTCACAACAGGTTCACCCATAAATGACAGTAGTGGTGATGTTGTATTGTTTTTTATTAATTGCTCAATTTCATTTTTAGTGAATTGGCGAAAATATGCAATATTTTCAATTTGATAATAAGCCGCTTGTAATGAAATATGAGGATCAAGCCCACTTCCTGATGCTGTGACTAAATCAACAGGAACAACATGTTGATTATGCGTTCTTTTTTTCCATGTTTGGATACGTTTAGTTATCTCATTAAGAAGTAATGGATTTGATGTTGCTAGCTGGCTAGCACCTGATGCCATGCTGTTATAGGGCATTTCTGACGTCATTGATGGACGACTTTTAAAATAGTCATCTCGCGTAAATTGTTGCCCAATCAATTCAGAGCCAATAAGTTTATTATCTTGATACACGAGAGAGCCGTTTGCTTGCCATGGAAAAATAAGGTTAGCTAATCCTGTAACAAGTAAAGGATAGACAAGCCCAGTTATTAATGTGAGTAATAATAACATCACTAAAGATGAACGAAATAGATGCATATAAAACTCCTTAAAACCCAATAAACGTTAAGATCATATCGATGATTTTAATGCCAATAAAAGGGACTAATAAC containing:
- the kdpE gene encoding two-component system response regulator KdpE → MTPYNILIIEDEKEILRFVRLALENEGFRVYEAGECQRGLIEAASRKPDLVILDLGLPDKDGLCFIQDFRQWSSTPVIVLSARDSEQDKVKALDAGADDYLTKPFGISELLARVRASLRRLVKQENENTQFTFGDITIDWVNRIVTRQNEPVHLTPTEFRLLSELVNNSGKVLTQRHLMQHVWGPNFIEHSHYLRIYMGHLRQKLETDPACPEHLITETGIGYRFMP
- the kdpC gene encoding potassium-transporting ATPase subunit KdpC — translated: MHLFRSSLVMLLLLTLITGLVYPLLVTGLANLIFPWQANGSLVYQDNKLIGSELIGQQFTRDDYFKSRPSMTSEMPYNSMASGASQLATSNPLLLNEITKRIQTWKKRTHNQHVVPVDLVTASGSGLDPHISLQAAYYQIENIAYFRQFTKNEIEQLIKNNTTSPLLSFMGEPVVNVFMLNQALDKLSAEKQQKVSTQ
- a CDS encoding ABC transporter permease produces the protein MWRTIQNVFNLGVKELRSLSRDKAMLALIVFAFTVSIYSSATVTPGSLHHAPIAVADQDKSQLSARIVNSFYMPYFLPPADITPEQIDGLLDRGAYTFALDIPPNFQRDLLAGRKPEIQVNIDATRMSQAFLGNSYIQNIVMGEAKTFLAKNRTNDPLPVDLEVRMSFNPNLTQSWFGSVMAIINNITMLSIVLTGAALIREREHGTIEHLLVMPVTPFEIMLSKIWSMGLVVLLASAMSLVLVVKSLLHVPIEGSVLLFMCGVALSLFATTSIGIFLGTMARSMPQFGLLMIMVLLPLNMLSGGMTSRESMPQFVQDVMQTMPTTHFVSLAQAILYRGADFSIVWPQFIILIVIGSVFFSLALLRFRKTISAMA
- a CDS encoding phage tail protein, with amino-acid sequence MYQNDNLMSVYNLLFGHQRFLDNNTGLTIDRSKQHFVFNPDGVLSNNRHTIGYTRLESQPNGDATTEGQSLQILGYLYVYKATKDKYWLDKAIWCFDAYIKYFYQGQEIPDPPHDRWLSQWIINGKEPTLSNWPINFDEPTNSGFIDTEIMFVDGTCQIPHGAPYWGEYLDIVTQAYRGVLSYPNINARVVELNNDGSINWSQKGESVELAWLIDLYGRKIDNQGHVLEEKAIEPKGYVKMASPINGLWKLCHANIQPVEQGGFLITRNMAWHNRPLNIPIIDKQNYGNAADAEEWFLEASYTLWKITNERRYWLAWRNSALMCMRYANIDSNDKFFRQSTTELSPFTDGISYEYHYPKSRHVSLDRNKQGFIRIETDGDAAVTLEQQSISKKIDKNSKITINVGGVDKNKLPLNVRINMDTISQRNSDVVKNWFLYLPHTSINHDVIKYEFNVSSFIQKNEDIEYLTVSDVGYIKLDEDIKTSFEFEDNIIDGRSAVIQHVRLKENSKIMVGFWLTNEGKAVPTSFTYKLDRDKWKIIIYDADLWRWYWILPMTEGQWSTIQLTPETLILMDYQPYYSGNEIKPTHPNLQAVSSATLAIYELEKDDTSEITWYCFNDVPTHFKDLDGWTHKFSITLSGNDSFEGLIGDCDISYNDLNKLAYTPGVIPFSNNSTKDSSQFDSWRGLPYPGYQHPFIYIYEENAQIHLENMCQFLFDAQKAYEDKFKIKGPVAMAYVWNRWDNIEYGEADTFIFNHWGSDAWAGYQPRAFASAARAWYELVLCQKSIPENLIQFTNNWVDYLIHFFEKVGGFPCEFPADSPPPENRNFVGHMTGLWLCGLCFASLSGCKNNKLDWIIEKSVTELIEHYHVVSPTSPMNGSWSPAVRKGSDNGMFYGFWSGEILRGLGMYILYKQES
- the kdpD gene encoding two-component system sensor histidine kinase KdpD, with amino-acid sequence MELDQQWQRPSPDDLLASTRTTTRGRLKIFFGACAGVGKTYAMLQEAQRLHQQGIDVLAGVVETHQRQETAALLHGLPLLPPLRIHHHGRKLVAFDLDAALARHPAVILMDELAFSNPHKCRHPKRWQDVEELLDAGIDVLATINVQHIESLNDIVGSITGIRVQETIPDYIFDSADEVVMVDLPPDDLQQRLHEGKVYLGGQAERAIEHFFRKGNLIALRELALRRMADRVDTQVKEFRDSQGASPVWHTTDSLMVCLGAHGGNDKLVRTAARYAAAFGCQWHAIYVETPKLHQIGEHKRRAILHSLKLAQHLGARTAILSDNQAEKAVIRYAREHNLGKVIIGQRAYQKWQWLKRWIRMRFAEKLARYAPDLHVISVALNDEELRYKTKTAPLQNEKWRQEIKGYLTAIGICLAITLFSRTFLLALDKANLVTLYLLGVVLIALFFGRRPSIFAALINVISFDLFFVQPHFSLAVLDMQYLITFTVMLIVGLVVGNLTAGMRYQTRVARYREQRTRHLFEMTRELGRAVTLQDVVRTSYHFLSSAFDAKVCLLLPNKQGELMPFHAEGMGHLPIDNGIARWCCDKDQIAGAGTDTLPSVPYQLHPITASQQVLAILAIEPNNLRQLLIPEQQQLLQTFNGLIANALERLQQAEIAEQSRINIEREQLRNALLAALSHDLKTPLTVLFGQSEILLLDLSAEGSSHTEQVNQIRQQILTTSRLVNNLLDMARIQSGGIQVNLQWNSLQEITGSAIRSLSYLLDKHPLQIDIPADLLLYCDGNLIERVITNLLENAVKYTTPNTKLGVRAYIEASKIHVEVWDEGNGIPTDQLQLIFNKFSRAVKESAIPGVGLGLAICSAIIRLHEGEIWAENHNFSENHKKGGASFHFVLPLKSLPDIDEIEIKQ
- the rbbA gene encoding ribosome-associated ATPase/putative transporter RbbA: MRTQSHSHIIELTHVSQHYGDTKALDDVTLAIPAGKMVGLIGPDGVGKSSLISLISGAREIQTGQVIVLNGDMNDVEHRRAVCPRIAYMPQGLGKNLYHTLSVFENVDFFGRLFGQSKQERAERINDLLESTGLAPFRDRPAGKLSGGMKQKLGLCCALIHDPELLILDEPTTGVDPLSRAQFWELINRIRKRQKNMSVLVATAYMEEAERFDWLVAMDAGKILATGHADELKAQTHTDELEAAFIELLPEEKKKDHQKVIIPPRDKSDDDTIAIEAQDLTMRFGQFVAVDHVSFRIPKGEIFGFLGSNGCGKSTTMKMLTGLLEASEGRAWLFGQEVDPKDIETRRRVGYMSQAFSLYSELTVRQNLELHAKLFHIPEEEIPLQVKAMSERFNLTDVEDVLPDGLPLGIRQRLSLAVAVIHKPEMLILDEPTSGVDPIARDMFWNLMVDLSRRDGVTIFISTHFMNEAARCDRMSLMHAGKVLVTDTPANLVKNSQFDTLEEVFIDYLKKASGEQDTPEIDEESLQLPASSHESAEKALKQRFSLRRLFSYSIREGMELRRDPVRLTLALLGTVILMFIMGYGISLDVENLRFGIMDRDKTGLSQAYSQNLSGSRYFIEKAPITDYDQLEKRLRSGDITVAIEIPPNFARDVAKGHTVKIGVWIDGAMPNRAETVRGYIQAMHLTWMLDMAMRQPTNVVDKLAPINIETRYRYNPDVKSLPAIVPAVIPLLLMMIPAMLSALSVVREKELGSIINLYVTPITKVEFLLGKQFPYILLGMFNFFMLCALSVFVFGVSFKGSMLTLSLGALLYITIATGMGLLISCFMKSQIAAIFGTSIITLIPATQFSGMIDPVSSLEGIGKWIGHIYPTSHFLTISRGTFSKGLNLFDLPWSFIPLLITIPIVIGLSVFFLKKQEA